In Macrotis lagotis isolate mMagLag1 chromosome 8, bilby.v1.9.chrom.fasta, whole genome shotgun sequence, a single genomic region encodes these proteins:
- the LOC141494782 gene encoding olfactory receptor 13D1-like, with the protein MEKGNYTVVTEFFLVGLSDYPGLQMLLYVLCLLMYLVILLGNSIIIIISILDPHLHTPMYFFLGNLSFLDICYTSSSIPQMLVNFTSKRKSITFIGCALQLVISLGLGSTECLLLAVMAFDRYVAICNPLRYTIIMNKGLCVQMATWPWILGFLNSLIQSVLALRMPLCENIIDHLTCEILAVFKLICVDISLNVFIMIIASIILLITPLLLIFFSYVFILSTILRINSTEGRKKAFSTCSAHLTVVILFYGSALFMYMKPKSKDTKLFDELFGLSYWVITPMLNPIIYSLRNKEVKEGVKKVLIRNWYLREM; encoded by the coding sequence ATGGAAAAGGGGAATTACACAGTTGTGACAGAGTTTTTTCTGGTGGGACTTTCTGATTACCCAGGCCTTCAAATGCTTCTTTATGTGCTCTGCCTGTTGATGTATTTAGTGATTCTATTGGGAAAtagtatcatcattatcatcagcaTCCTGGATCCCCACCTCCACACccctatgtatttttttcttgggAACCTCTCCTTTCTGGATATTTGCTACACATCCTCCTCAATCCCTCAAATGCTAGTTAATTTTACATCTAAAAGAAAATCCATAACTTTCATTGGATGTGCTCTGCAGTTGGTTATTTCCCTTGGACTTGGGTCTACAGAGTGTCTACTATTGGCAGTAATGGCTTTTGACAGGTATGTAGCCATCTGCAATCCCCTAAGATATACCATCATCATGAACAAGGGACTCTGTGTGCAGATGGCTACATGGCCCTGGATACTAGGATTTCTGAACTCTCTGATACAATCTGTGCTTGCCTTGAGAATGCCTTTATGTGAGAATATTATTGATCACCTTACCTGTGAAATTCTTGCTGTTTTCAAACTGATCTGTGTAGACATCTCCCTGAATGTATTTATTATGATAATTGCAAGCATTATTCTCTTAATCACCCCTTTGttacttattttcttctcttatgtcTTTATTCTCTCCACCATCCTGAGAATTAATTCTactgaagggaggaaaaaagcctTTTCCACTTGTTCAGCCCACCTGACTGTGGTGATCTTGTTCTATGGGTCTGCTCTTTTCATGTACATGAAGCCCAAATCCAAGGACACTAAACTTTTTGATGAACTCTTTGGACTCTCTTACTGGGTGATCACTCCAATGCTAAACCCTATTATCTACAGTCTGAGAAACAAGGAAGTAAAAGAGGGTGTGAAGAAAGTTCTAATCAGAAATTGGTATTTAAGAGAAATGTGA